From the genome of Acidobacteriota bacterium, one region includes:
- a CDS encoding LLM class F420-dependent oxidoreductase — protein MRVGISLPQLGPQASPENLIKVARRAEELDYDSVWVLERLLWPLNPKEPYPATPDGKLPETYQTVFDPIETLTFVAAHTKRVQLGTSVVVLPYHTPIQLARRIATLDVLSGGRALVGVGAGWSRDEFEAAGTPFERRGARCDEFLRAMIELWTTDPVKFEGQFYHIPESRVGPKPVQKPHPPIYIAGFGQYTFDRAVKFGSGWNPAGIPSFEWLEGMINQFRQTAARAGRGEMEVVLRAFAIVLPAGGRAPSSAGGGAPSHAGGGAPSHAGGRAPMMGTLDELREDTRRLRDMGVTHLIQSPPAIGFDPSASIDDMLAVMEQLIEVSK, from the coding sequence ATGAGAGTTGGGATATCGCTGCCGCAACTAGGTCCGCAGGCTTCACCGGAGAATCTGATCAAAGTCGCCCGCCGCGCCGAAGAGCTTGATTATGATTCCGTGTGGGTGCTCGAGCGGCTGTTGTGGCCGCTCAACCCGAAGGAACCTTATCCAGCAACGCCAGACGGCAAATTGCCTGAAACCTATCAGACAGTCTTCGATCCGATTGAGACTCTGACTTTCGTGGCGGCCCATACGAAGAGAGTACAACTCGGAACAAGCGTAGTAGTGCTGCCCTACCACACGCCGATTCAGCTTGCGCGCCGCATCGCTACGCTCGATGTGCTATCAGGCGGCCGCGCGCTGGTGGGAGTGGGTGCCGGGTGGTCGCGCGATGAGTTCGAAGCGGCGGGCACTCCGTTCGAGCGGCGGGGCGCGCGCTGCGACGAGTTTCTCCGGGCGATGATCGAACTGTGGACCACGGACCCGGTGAAGTTCGAAGGCCAGTTCTATCACATCCCTGAATCGAGAGTCGGACCGAAGCCGGTTCAAAAACCGCATCCGCCGATCTATATCGCGGGCTTCGGGCAATACACGTTCGACCGCGCGGTCAAGTTCGGGAGCGGATGGAATCCGGCGGGCATCCCGAGCTTCGAGTGGCTGGAAGGAATGATAAACCAGTTTCGTCAGACCGCTGCGCGAGCAGGCCGGGGCGAGATGGAAGTCGTCTTGCGAGCTTTCGCGATTGTTTTGCCCGCGGGCGGACGCGCTCCGTCGTCCGCGGGCGGGGGCGCTCCGTCGCACGCGGGCGGGGGCGCTCCGTCGCACGCGGGCGGGCGCGCACCGATGATGGGCACGCTCGATGAGTTGCGCGAGGATACACGGCGGCTGCGGGATATGGGCGTTACTCACCTGATTCAATCACCGCCGGCCATCGGTTTCGATCCGAGCGCAAGCATCGATGATATGCTCGCGGTGATGGAGCAGTTGATAGAAGTGTCGAAGTGA
- a CDS encoding TIGR03668 family PPOX class F420-dependent oxidoreductase: MPLNIDESTQEFIRGHRVARLATSDALGQPAVVPICYAFDGESFYVALDEKAKSVADQELKRVRNIRANSRVALIIDDYSEDWSKLVYVLISGAGMIISPAENASEHARAVELLREKYPQYRSMAIDERPMIKITPTRFKLWSAR; this comes from the coding sequence ATGCCGCTCAATATCGATGAAAGCACGCAAGAGTTCATCCGCGGGCATCGCGTAGCTCGTTTAGCAACCAGCGACGCACTTGGACAGCCGGCGGTTGTTCCCATCTGTTATGCGTTCGACGGGGAGAGCTTTTACGTGGCGCTCGACGAGAAAGCAAAGAGCGTCGCGGATCAAGAGCTGAAGCGCGTGAGAAACATTCGCGCCAATTCGCGGGTCGCGCTTATCATTGACGACTACTCGGAGGACTGGAGCAAGCTGGTGTACGTTCTCATAAGCGGCGCCGGAATGATTATCTCGCCGGCGGAGAACGCTTCCGAGCACGCGCGCGCGGTCGAACTATTGCGCGAAAAATATCCGCAGTACCGTTCGATGGCGATTGACGAAAGACCGATGATCAAGATCACGCCTACGAGATTTAAGCTGTGGAGCGCTCGCTGA
- the cofG gene encoding 7,8-didemethyl-8-hydroxy-5-deazariboflavin synthase CofG — MQVLTSTAHLIFDDALAAAREGEVTPSIARALIRARDGAELDSLMAGAAELRNRVTGRRITYSKKVFIPLTNLCRDYCGYCTFRKDPGQPGALTMTPDEVLAVAEAGARLGCKEALFSLGDRPEAIFPEMRETLAGLGHRTTLSYLAEMCERVLNETGLLPHANPGLMGRRDLETLRRFNPSMGLMLENVSERLTLPGMPHDNAPDKPPSLRLKTIEVAGRLNIPFTTGILIGIGETLDERVDALFAIRELHERYGHIQEVIVQNFRAKPEIPMRDHPEPSQSDHARTIAVARLVLGSMNVQAPPNLSDDDYPFLLKAGLNDWGGISPLTPDFINPEKPWPHIEKLAERTAAEGFELTERLSIYPEFICRDEFIDEGLRRRVRWMSDDQGYARR; from the coding sequence ATGCAGGTTCTTACTTCAACGGCTCATTTGATATTTGACGACGCGCTTGCTGCGGCGCGCGAAGGCGAAGTCACTCCCAGCATCGCGCGCGCTCTCATACGCGCACGCGACGGCGCTGAGCTTGACTCGTTGATGGCTGGGGCGGCTGAGCTGCGCAATCGCGTCACGGGTCGTCGCATTACCTACTCGAAGAAAGTTTTCATACCGCTAACGAACCTCTGCCGCGACTATTGTGGCTACTGCACGTTTCGTAAGGATCCTGGCCAGCCCGGCGCGCTAACGATGACCCCCGACGAAGTGCTCGCGGTAGCGGAAGCGGGAGCGCGATTGGGCTGCAAAGAAGCGCTGTTCAGTCTTGGCGATCGGCCCGAGGCAATCTTCCCCGAGATGCGCGAGACGCTCGCCGGGCTCGGTCATCGAACAACGTTGTCTTATCTAGCCGAGATGTGCGAGCGAGTGTTGAATGAAACAGGACTGCTGCCGCATGCGAACCCCGGCCTGATGGGAAGGAGAGATCTGGAGACTCTTCGCCGGTTCAACCCGAGTATGGGTCTGATGCTTGAAAACGTAAGCGAGCGGCTGACTCTTCCCGGCATGCCTCACGACAACGCGCCGGACAAACCGCCGTCGCTCCGGCTCAAGACAATTGAAGTCGCCGGCCGGTTGAATATCCCATTCACGACCGGAATCCTGATCGGCATCGGCGAGACCCTGGATGAACGAGTTGATGCGCTTTTCGCGATACGCGAGCTGCACGAGCGCTACGGTCACATTCAGGAAGTGATCGTTCAGAACTTCCGCGCGAAGCCTGAAATCCCGATGCGTGATCATCCGGAACCGAGCCAGTCGGATCACGCACGAACCATTGCAGTCGCCCGGCTGGTGCTCGGTTCAATGAACGTGCAAGCGCCGCCGAATCTTTCGGACGACGACTATCCGTTCTTGCTCAAAGCCGGGTTGAATGATTGGGGCGGAATTTCGCCGCTGACGCCTGACTTCATCAATCCCGAAAAACCGTGGCCTCACATTGAGAAGCTCGCCGAGCGAACCGCGGCTGAAGGCTTCGAGTTAACAGAGCGGCTCAGTATTTATCCTGAGTTTATTTGCCGGGATGAATTCATCGACGAGGGGCTTCGCCGCCGGGTGCGGTGGATGTCCGACGATCAGGGATACGCGAGGCGTTGA
- a CDS encoding multidrug efflux SMR transporter — protein sequence MTWLYLALAILLEVSGTTCMKLSEGFTKVVPSILLFVFYTLSFGMLTLALKKLDVSVAYAVWSGVGTALIATIGVLWFKEPATALKLISLGLIIIGVVGLNLSGGAH from the coding sequence ATGACGTGGCTATATCTGGCGCTGGCAATACTGCTCGAAGTGTCGGGCACAACGTGCATGAAATTGTCTGAAGGTTTCACGAAGGTGGTTCCTTCGATCTTGCTGTTTGTGTTTTACACTCTGAGCTTCGGTATGCTGACGTTGGCGCTGAAGAAGCTTGACGTGAGCGTCGCATACGCAGTGTGGTCCGGGGTGGGAACCGCTTTGATCGCCACGATCGGGGTGCTCTGGTTCAAGGAGCCGGCTACGGCGCTGAAGCTGATCTCACTCGGCTTGATCATAATCGGAGTCGTCGGATTGAACCTCAGCGGCGGAGCACACTAA
- a CDS encoding type II toxin-antitoxin system HicB family antitoxin → MKDYHINIFYSEEDGGYIADIPDLEACSAFGITPEDALKEVQIAKDAWIEAARSEGKPIPSPRYRPAIYQVA, encoded by the coding sequence ATGAAGGACTATCACATCAACATCTTCTACAGCGAAGAGGACGGCGGTTACATCGCCGACATCCCCGACCTTGAGGCGTGTTCAGCGTTTGGAATCACACCTGAAGACGCGCTCAAGGAAGTGCAGATCGCCAAGGACGCGTGGATTGAAGCCGCGCGCTCGGAGGGCAAGCCGATTCCGAGTCCAAGGTACCGGCCCGCTATTTACCAGGTAGCATGA